The Medicago truncatula cultivar Jemalong A17 chromosome 4, MtrunA17r5.0-ANR, whole genome shotgun sequence genome includes a region encoding these proteins:
- the LOC11416218 gene encoding uncharacterized protein isoform X2: MGVTTFTHEYSSTVAPSRMFTALIIDSRNLIPKLLPQFVKDVNIIEGDGGAGSIEQVNFNEGGKRATSCAARSFWMAKSIFVNTTFMDLGDITLLCITLWTICRRSTASDARKPKVSKANCIKSMLIVRTRFLMFDHFA, from the exons aTGGGAGTCACAACCTTTACACATGAGTATTCCTCAACCGTTGCACCATCGCGCATGTTCACGGCTTTGATCATAGACTCTagaaatttgatcccaaagctCTTACCACAGTTTGTTAAAGATGTCAATATAATTGAAGGAGATGGAGGAGCTGGAAGCATTGAACAAGTCAACTTTAATGAAG GAGGCAAGCGGGCAACAAGCTGCGCCGCTAGATCTTTTTGGATGGCAAAATCAATCTTCGTAAACACAACATTTATGGATCTAGGAGACATAACATTGCTATGCATAACCCTTTGGACTATATGTAGAAGGTCAACTGCCTCTGATGCTagaaagccaaaagtgtcaaaagcaaatTGTATTAAAagcatgttgattgtcagaacaCGCTTTCTCATGTTTGACCACTTTGCTTGA
- the LOC11416218 gene encoding pathogenesis-related protein STH-2 isoform X1, producing MGVTTFTHEYSSTVAPSRMFTALIIDSRNLIPKLLPQFVKDVNIIEGDGGAGSIEQVNFNEGSPFKYLKQKIDVLDKENLICKYTMIEGDPLGDKLESIAYEVKFEATNDGGCLCKMASSYKTIGDFDVKEEDVKEGRESTIGIYEVVESYLLENPQVYA from the exons aTGGGAGTCACAACCTTTACACATGAGTATTCCTCAACCGTTGCACCATCGCGCATGTTCACGGCTTTGATCATAGACTCTagaaatttgatcccaaagctCTTACCACAGTTTGTTAAAGATGTCAATATAATTGAAGGAGATGGAGGAGCTGGAAGCATTGAACAAGTCAACTTTAATGAAG GCAGCCCCTTCAAATATCTGAAACAAAAGATTGATGTGCTTGATAAGGAAAATTTGATTTGCAAATACACTATGATTGAAGGGGATCCATTAGGGGACAAGCTGGAATCAATTGCTTATGAGGTGAAGTTTGAGGCTACAAATGATGGAGGTTGTCTATGTAAAATGGCAAGCAGTTACAAGACTATTGGAGATTTTGATGTTAAAGAAGAAGATGTAAAGGAAGGAAGGGAAAGCACCATTGGAATTTACGAAGTTGTGGAGTCATATCTGCTGGAGAATCCACAAGTCTAtgcttga